A genomic region of Phragmites australis chromosome 2, lpPhrAust1.1, whole genome shotgun sequence contains the following coding sequences:
- the LOC133909466 gene encoding uncharacterized protein LOC133909466, with product MDGRRLEMRRTMTLSEQLSTPDPAIRDFLRIPHDDADASPREGGSPAAGDAAGGGMINWKQLRDRLRIRRAASAWQTPSSPKAGAAAGPAATTTTNGGSGGLSNSGGGNNHSNKYNYSPGEAAAAFSHTFSRSPSLRTTPTFSRVTSTRVGPTPSRPSSKRPAAYDYRDDDNEEEEDEQGKEEEPAAQMSLMALLEQTDSQWDEDEDEDEDAAGGGMCKNGGGPEGDDDEDDGDGREEEMVHVCCVCMVRHKGAAFIPCGHTFCRLCSRELWVSRGNCPLCNGFIQEILDIF from the coding sequence ATGGACGGCCGGCGGCTGGAGATGCGGCGGACGATGACGCTGTCCGAGCAGCTGTCCACGCCCGACCCGGCCATCCGCGACTTCCTCAGGATCCCCCACGACGACGCCGATGCTAGCCCCCGCGAGGGTGGTAGCCCCGCGGCCGGGGACGCGGCGGGCGGTGGGATGATCAACTGGAAGCAGCTGCGCGACCGGCTCCGGATCCGCCGCGCGGCAAGCGCCTGGCAGACGCCGtcgtcgcccaaggccggcgcTGCAGCGGGCCCCgccgcgacgacgacgacgaacgGAGGCTCGGGAGGCCTGAgcaacagcggcggcggcaacaaCCACAGCAACAAGTACAACTACTCCcccggcgaggcggcggcggcgttctcCCACACCTTTTCCCGCTCCCCTTCGCTCCGCACGACGCCCACCTTCTCGCGCGTCACCTCCACCCGTGTCGGCCCCACGCCCTCTCGCCCCAGCTCCAAACGCCCCGCGGCCTACGACTACCGCGACGATGACaacgaggaagaggaggacgagcagggcaaggaggaggagcccgCGGCGCAGATGTCCCTCATGGCGCTGCTGGAACAGACGGACAGCCAGtgggacgaggacgaggacgaggacgaggatgcTGCTGGTGGCGGCATGTGCAAGAACGGCGGCGGCCCCGAGGGCGACGATGACGAAGACGACGGCgatgggagggaggaggagatggtgcaCGTGTGCTGCGTGTGCATGGTAAGGCACAAGGGCGCGGCCTTCATCCCCTGCGGCCACACCTTCTGCCGCCTCTGCTCCCGCGAGCTATGGGTCAGCCGCGGCAACTGCCCCCTCTGCAACGGCTTCATCCAGGAGATCCTCGACATATTCTGA